In Beutenbergia cavernae DSM 12333, the DNA window CGCCGTCAGGCCGCCCGCGCGGGCACCGAGCGGGATGATCTCGCCCGCGAGCTTGTCCGTGACGAAGCCCGGGAAGCCGGGGTTGAGCGCGGCGAGGAACTCCGGGTCCGGGTAGTGGCCGTCCTGGAGGATGCCCTTGTAGCCGGCCGTGCAGGCGTTCCGGTCCCGGCTGCCGGACAGCTGCCACACGATCCAGTCGGCCGCCTCGACGAAGTGCGTCATCTCGGCGTACAGCTCCGGGTCCTCCTCGAGCAGCTGCAGCCCCTTCGCGAACTGCCACTCGCTGGAGATCGCCCCGCCGTAGCGGGCGAGCCACGACTCGCCGCGCTCGCGGGCGAGGTCGTTGATGCGGTCGGCCTGCCCCTGCGCGGCGTGGTGCTTCCAGAGCTTGACGTAGGCGTGCGGCCGGTCGGGGTGCACGTCGCTCAGCGGGGTGCCGTCCGCGAGCGTCGGGACCATCGTGCAGGCCGTGAAGTCGGTGCCGATGCCGACGACGGCGCTCGGGTCGATCCCCGCGGCGCTGACGGCCGCGGGGACTGCCTGCTTGAGCACGTCGATGTAGTCGCCCGGCACCTGGAGCGCCCACTCCGGGGGCAGCGGCGTGCCGTCCGGCAGGGCGCGGTCGAGGACGGCGTGCGCGTACTCGTGGACGGCAGTGGCGAGCTCGGCGCCGTCGCGCACGCGGACGACGACGGCCCGGCCGGACAGGGTGCCGAAGTCGACCCCGACGACGTACGTCTCGTCGGGTGCCCGGCTCGGCGCCGGCGTGCCGGGCGACCGGTCCGAGGCGGCCGGCGTGGCGGGGTCGGGAGCCCTGTGCTCGGACGACGTCATCGTGGTCTCTCCTGGATCGACTGACTGGGGCGGCTCCGGCGCTCGCGGACACCGTGGTTCGCTGGCCGGCTGCTCACCCTATCGGATGTGAACGTTAACACTTCGCGAGCGGACGGCCCTCGGCGATCGGCCGTGTGGTTCGTCCCCCGGAGCCCGCTCGACCGTGCGGTTCGTCCCCCGAACCCGGCCGGACCGTGCGGTTCGTCCCCCGAACCCGGCCCCACAGGGGACGTTCCACACGGTCGACCCCCCACCACCCACCAGAACCGGCCCGACCGTGCGGCTCGTCCCCCGAACTCCGCCCACACGGGACGTTCCACACGGTCGACCCCCCACCACCCACCAGAACCGGCTCGACCGTGCGGTTCGTCCCCGAACCCGGCCCGACCGTGCGGTTCGTCCCCCGGACCCGGCACCACAGGGGACCTTCCACACGGTCGACCCCCCACCACCCACCGGAGCCGGGCCACGCCAGGCGACGCCCGGAGGGACTCAGCTCGAGGCAGACGGCGGCCCGGTGCTCGACCTGACCACCAGCTCGGGCGCGACGGGCTCGGGAGCGGCGGACGCCGTCGTCGACCCCGCGGCGATCGCCGCCAGCAGCACCTCGAGGCACACCTCGCCGAGTCGGGTGAAGTCCTGCCGCACGGTCGTGAGCGGCGGGAAGAAGTGGGCGGTCCCCTCGATGTCGTCGAAGCCGACGACGCTCACGTCGCCCGGCACCGCCACCCCGGCCTCGGCGAACGCGCGCAGGAGCCCCAGGGCGAGCTGGTCGTTCGCGGCGAAGATCGCGCCCGGGACGCCGTCGGCCACGAGCTGCCGCCCGGCGGTGTAGCCGACGTCGGCCGTCCAGTCGCCCTCCACGAGCTCGCCCTCGAGACCGGCCTCCGCGAGCGCGGACCGCCACCCGGCGAGACGCTCGCGCGCGTCGAACCAGTCGTCCGGGCCGGACACGTGGGCGACCGTGCGGTGCCCGAGCGACACGAGGTGCTCGACGGCGAGCCGCGCACCGCGCGCCTGGTCGACGCTCACCGTCGCGAACCGCTCGTCCGTCCCCACGCCCGCCGCGACGAGGATCACCGGGGCGCGCGAGTCGACAGCCCGGAGCGCCTCGACCGCCGTGGCGCGGGGTGCGATGACGACGACGCCCTCAACCGCCTGCTCGTCGAAGCTCGCGAGGACGGCCCCCATGGACTCCTGCGTCGGCGAGCGCACCACCGCGACGTTCACGGCGTAGCCGGCCGCCCGCGCCGCCTCCTCGACGGCGATGAGCGTGCTCATCGGCCCGTACTTCGCCGACCCGCTGGTCACGACGCCGAGCAGCCCGGAACGTCGCGTCACGAGCGCGCGCGCCAGCCGATTCGGGGTGTACGCGAGCTCCGCCATGGCGTCGAGCACCCGCTGCCGCGTCGCGGGCCGCACGCTCGGGTGGTCGTTGAGCACGCGTGAGACGGTCTGGTGGGAGACGCCGGCGAGCTTCGCGACGTCGGCCATGCCGGCCCGGCGGCGTCGTCCGGGCGGCGTGCTCACCGCGGGGGCCC includes these proteins:
- a CDS encoding LacI family DNA-binding transcriptional regulator codes for the protein MADVAKLAGVSHQTVSRVLNDHPSVRPATRQRVLDAMAELAYTPNRLARALVTRRSGLLGVVTSGSAKYGPMSTLIAVEEAARAAGYAVNVAVVRSPTQESMGAVLASFDEQAVEGVVVIAPRATAVEALRAVDSRAPVILVAAGVGTDERFATVSVDQARGARLAVEHLVSLGHRTVAHVSGPDDWFDARERLAGWRSALAEAGLEGELVEGDWTADVGYTAGRQLVADGVPGAIFAANDQLALGLLRAFAEAGVAVPGDVSVVGFDDIEGTAHFFPPLTTVRQDFTRLGEVCLEVLLAAIAAGSTTASAAPEPVAPELVVRSSTGPPSASS